The DNA region GAGAACCTGCAGCTGAACTTCGAATCCGTCTACGCCCGGGCCGGGACCGCGCCGCTGTGGCTGGTGACCGATGACTGGCAGACGCGCGGTGACGCGGTGGCCCGGGACAGTCGTTACGGCGAACTGACCGCGGTGCGCAGCGGGCAGGTCTGGTCGGCGACCAAGGCCATGACGCCCGGCGGCGGCAATCTGTACTGGGAGCGCGGCACCGCGCGACCGGATCTGCTGCTCGGGGACCTGGTGGCGATCCTGCATCCCGACCTGGGCGTCGGGCACGACTTCGAGTTCTACCGGCAGGTGCCGTCGTGAGGTCACGTGCCGCGTGGGTGTTGACCGCGCTGGCCGTCGCGGTGGTGGCGCTGGTCCTGCTGGGGCTGGTGCTGGGCCCGGTGCGGGTGCCGGTGGCCGACACCGTGCGGATACTGCTGGGCGGTGCGGCGTCGGACCCGCGCTGGCAGGTGATCGTGTCGAATATGCGCCTTCCCCGGGTGCTCACCGCACTGGCCGCCGGTGCCGCGCTCGGGGTCGCCGGGCTGCAGCTGCAGACCCTGTTCCGCAACACCCTGGCCGATCCCTACATTCTGGGTGTCAGTTCCGGGGCCAGCCTCGGGGTCGCGGCGGTGGTGCTGTTCGGCGGCGCGGCCGGTGGCGGGTTCACCACCGCGGTGGCCGGTACCGGGCGCGCGGCGGAGGTGGTCGCGGCGGCCGCGGGTGCGGCGGCGATGCTCACCCTGGTGCTGGTGCTGTCCCGGTTCACCCGCTCGGCGGCGACCCTGCTGCTGATCGGGGTGATGATCGGTGCGGCCAGCACGGCACTGGTGAGCCTGGCGATGGTGTACTCCGATCCGCAGCGCGTGCAGCAATATCTGCTGTGGGGCCTCGGTAGTTTCGCCGGCACCGGCTGGGCCGACCTGCGACTGCTGCTGCCGCTGGTGGCTCTCGGGCTGATGACCGCGGCGCTGACCATCCGCCCGCTCAACGCCCTGCTGCTCGGGGAGAGTTACGCGGCCACGATGGGCATCAACGTGCACCGGGCGCGGGTGGTCACGGTCATCTCGGCGTCGTTGCTGGCCGGGGTGACGACCGCGTTCTGCGGGCCGATCGCCTTCCTGGGCCTGGTGGTGCCGCACGTGGCCCGCATCCTGATGGGCACCTCCGATCACCGGGTGGTGGTGCCGGCGGTGATGTTGCTGGGTGCGGCGGCGGCGCTGGGCTGCGGCATCGTCAGCCAGGTGCCGGCCAGTGATCTGGTGGTCCCGATCAACGCGGTCACCGCGCTGGTCGGCGCACCGGTGGTGATCACCGTGCTGTTGCGGGCCCGCCGCGGATCGGGGCTGCCGTCGTGAACCAGCCGACCCCCGCGGTGGAAGTGGCCGATCTGGCGATCGGCTACCGCAGCCGGCGTCGAGCGAAGACGGTGGCGTCCGGGCTGGCCGCCCGGGCCCGCCGCGGCGAGTTGACCGTGCTGATCGGCCCCAACGGGGCGGGCAAGTCCACGTTGATCCGCACCCTGGCCGGGTTGCAGCCCGCCCTGGGCGGGCGGGTACTGCTCGACGGTGCCGACCTGACCGCGCTGCCGCGTGACGAGCTGGCCCGCCGGGTCGCGGTGGTGCTGACCGAGCGGATCGACCCGGGTCTGCTGTCGGCGCGGGAACTGGTGGGGCTGGGCCGGATTCCGCATCTCGGCCTGGGCGCGCGGCTGCAACCCGCCGACGAACGGATCGTCGACTGGGCGTTGCAGGCCACCGGGGCGCAGCATCTGGCGGCGCGGCCGGCCGCCGAATTGTCCGACGGCGAATGCCAGCGGGTGCTGACCGCGCGCGCACTGGCCCAGCAACCGGGGCTGCTGATCCTCGACGAACCGACCGCGTTCTTGGACGTGTCGTCCCGGGCCGCGCTGTTCGGGCTGCTGCGCGAGCTGGCCCGCGATCAGCGGTTGGCGGTGGTGCTGAGCACCCATGACCTGGAATTGGCGCTGCGGGTCGCCGACCGGGTGTGGTTGATGGATCCGGCCGGGACTCTGGTCGACACGGTTGGTGAGGAGTTGATGTTGTCCGGGCGCATCGGTGAGATGTTCGGCAATGAGGCGCTGCGGTTCGACCCGGCCAGCGGCGTGTTCACCGTCGTCGAGAACGGTGCCGGCCGTACCGCGCGTATCCAGGCCCCCGAACCGCTGCGGTCCGCGCTGGCCCGGATCGTCTCCCGGGAGGGGTGGGTCACCGCGGATTCAGCCGAAACGGTCTTGACCGCAACGGATTCCGACGCTGTCACGGTGCGTACCGCGACCGGCAACCGGGTCACCGCACTGCGTGACCTGCCACAGCTCCTGCGGACGCTGCCGGCTACCCCGCACCGCTGCGCACCGGAGGCGCAGACGGCCGCGGCGCTGACCGAACTCTGCGATGTCAGTTCGTATTTCGCGGTGTCGACCGGGGCCGCCGACGGCGCCGACTGGTGCCCGGTGACCCGGCTCTACACCGATGACGATGCGCTCGCCGGCGCGGTGGCGCACGTCGGAGAACGCATCGGGGCACCCGATCTGCGCGTCGCGGTGTCGACGTTCTACCTGGGGTACGCGGCGCGACTGTGGTCCATCGGCATGGGCGGACTGACCGAACACGGCCTGCTGGTGGATCTGGACCCCGACCAGCTCTGGTACGCCGAATCCGGCGGGACGGTGCGACTGCATCTGCCGCATCCGGTGGCCTGGCAGGGATCGTCGGCCACCGGCGATCTGGAATCGGCACTGGCCGACATGGTCTTGGGCGAACATCTGGCGCCGCTGGCCGATGCGGTGCGACGGCTCGGCCCGATCTCGCAGCGCCTCTTGGACGGCAACGTCGCCGTCGCCGCACTGGGTGCAGCCCGTGCCCTGCACCGCTATCACGGTGGCGAGCTGGTGACCGAGCCGAGCTGGGAACTCGCGCGAACCCTGTGTAAAGACGAACGACTCTCCGGCACAGTACGTTTCAATGATTCCGGAACCAATTATCGCCGGACCAGCTGCTGCCTGTTCTACCGAACACCCGGCAGCGGACTGTGCGGCGACTGCGCACTGACCCGCAAGCCCCAGGTCCGCCAGAACCCCTAGAGGAAAGGATTTCCATGTCCGAGAACACCGCCACCGTCGTCGCCGATCCGCCGATCGTCGACACCGAAGACCGCGGCCGCGAACAGCTCTGGCCGCTGCCGACCGATCAGCAGAGCCTGCTCGATCTGTTGCACCTGTGCTTCGACGAGTACTGGGACGAGATCTGGTTCGGCATCATCATGCAGGGCGCCGCCTGGGAGGTGGCCGCCCCCAACGCGCCGCGCAAGATCTCCATGCTCGACGGCTACGCCACCATCGACTTCGGCCGCTGGCACTTCCACCTGTGCATCGGCAAGCACCGCGCCAGCGGCTCCGAACTGGGCCGGATCCGCCGCTGTACCCGCGCCGAGCTGTACCGCCGGATCGGCAAGGACGGCAACGCGCAGTCCTGGGGCGTGCGCCTGTACAACGGCCGCGACGAGCAGATGATGACGATCATGCTGCCCAACCCGTTCCTCACCAACGACCAGCAGATGCGTGACGAACCCGAGTGGGGTCAGCTGGAGTTGTGGGACAAGCTGCGCGAGAAGTTCCTGAGCCTGGGGCCCGACCCGCTGGACCGCAGCGGCAACCAGATACGCTGCGGCGGCTGAGCGGGTGCGGCGGGGCGCGGCCGTCGAGACCGCGCCCCGGCTCCGCTACTCCCCTTCGGCCGGCCAGGTGTTCGGCATCATCGGGCTCACCGCGCCGCCACCGAATCCGTCGTCGGCGATCGCGGTCAGCCCGCCGGGCCGCGCCGCCGCGACCCGGTGGGTGCCGCCGGCGAAACCACCCGATCCCGCGCCCCGGCTCGAGGCGACCGCCCCGGCCAGGTCCGGCACCAACTCCTGGTCCAGGTCCATGTATTCGTGACCGCGCCCGAGCATGGTGACCTTGGCCCTCCGTCGCCGGCGTTTGGCCACCTGCTCCTCGGCGGCTTCGGCGGCCGGTTCAGCGGCAGCGGCCGGTTTCGGCGCCGCCTTCTTGCGGGAACTGGTGCCCGAGCCGCGCCGCGCACCCATGTCCAGGCCTCCGACCATGTACATGTAGGCCGGCATGGTGACCGACGGCGGCCCGGCCGGGGTCGGCGGCGGTGCACCGGGTGGCGGTGGGGCGGCGGCGGCCGGTGCGGGGGCGGCGCGGGAGCCGGCGCCGGGGCGGGGGCCGGCGCAGGAGCCGGGGCCGGCGGTTGAGCCATCGCCAGCCCGGGCGGCGGCGGAGCCGGCGGCACCGGCGTCGCGAGCGCGTGATGCGCCATCGCCCCGATGCCCAGGCCCCCGATCACCCCGGCTGGAGCCAGCACGGTGCTGGCCGCAACACCGGACAACAGCGCCGGCAGCAGTGCGGTCTGGGTGATCAGGTAGTTCATCGCCTGGATGGTGTTGCCGATCGTGGAGCCGATGATCTCGACGATCGCCAACGGGACGACCAGCCCGAGCCCCTGGGGATTGAACAACGCGGTGTACATGATCGCCAGCAGGTCGTCGATGATGACGATGCTGGTGAACGCGAAGTACGAGCCCGGGTCCAGCGGCACCGAGAAGATGTACGCCAGGCTTCCGGGGTTGAAGTAGCTCAACGGGTTTCCGGTCCAACCCAGCCAGGAGCCCGGAACACCCCACGGCGGCAGCAGCGACGAGCCGCCCTGCAGGCCCGCGAAGAAGTCCGCGAGCGGGTCCGCGA from Mycolicibacter sp. MU0083 includes:
- a CDS encoding iron ABC transporter permease; protein product: MRSRAAWVLTALAVAVVALVLLGLVLGPVRVPVADTVRILLGGAASDPRWQVIVSNMRLPRVLTALAAGAALGVAGLQLQTLFRNTLADPYILGVSSGASLGVAAVVLFGGAAGGGFTTAVAGTGRAAEVVAAAAGAAAMLTLVLVLSRFTRSAATLLLIGVMIGAASTALVSLAMVYSDPQRVQQYLLWGLGSFAGTGWADLRLLLPLVALGLMTAALTIRPLNALLLGESYAATMGINVHRARVVTVISASLLAGVTTAFCGPIAFLGLVVPHVARILMGTSDHRVVVPAVMLLGAAAALGCGIVSQVPASDLVVPINAVTALVGAPVVITVLLRARRGSGLPS
- a CDS encoding ATP-binding cassette domain-containing protein; amino-acid sequence: MNQPTPAVEVADLAIGYRSRRRAKTVASGLAARARRGELTVLIGPNGAGKSTLIRTLAGLQPALGGRVLLDGADLTALPRDELARRVAVVLTERIDPGLLSARELVGLGRIPHLGLGARLQPADERIVDWALQATGAQHLAARPAAELSDGECQRVLTARALAQQPGLLILDEPTAFLDVSSRAALFGLLRELARDQRLAVVLSTHDLELALRVADRVWLMDPAGTLVDTVGEELMLSGRIGEMFGNEALRFDPASGVFTVVENGAGRTARIQAPEPLRSALARIVSREGWVTADSAETVLTATDSDAVTVRTATGNRVTALRDLPQLLRTLPATPHRCAPEAQTAAALTELCDVSSYFAVSTGAADGADWCPVTRLYTDDDALAGAVAHVGERIGAPDLRVAVSTFYLGYAARLWSIGMGGLTEHGLLVDLDPDQLWYAESGGTVRLHLPHPVAWQGSSATGDLESALADMVLGEHLAPLADAVRRLGPISQRLLDGNVAVAALGAARALHRYHGGELVTEPSWELARTLCKDERLSGTVRFNDSGTNYRRTSCCLFYRTPGSGLCGDCALTRKPQVRQNP
- a CDS encoding DUF7676 family protein, with translation MSENTATVVADPPIVDTEDRGREQLWPLPTDQQSLLDLLHLCFDEYWDEIWFGIIMQGAAWEVAAPNAPRKISMLDGYATIDFGRWHFHLCIGKHRASGSELGRIRRCTRAELYRRIGKDGNAQSWGVRLYNGRDEQMMTIMLPNPFLTNDQQMRDEPEWGQLELWDKLREKFLSLGPDPLDRSGNQIRCGG
- a CDS encoding PPE family protein; the encoded protein is MTAPIWMADPPEVHSTLLSAGPGPGPLLSSAAAWSALSTEYAEIADELTAVLGAVQAGSWQGPSAESFVAANAPYLAWLLRAVANSAATAAQHETAAAGYTAALAAMPTMAELVANHVTHGVLVGTNFFGINTIPIALNEADYARMWAQAATVMATYQAVAGSAMASAAAARTEPAPMVLKTPGSAEETAPPEPPQWFLDFVKWAEGLVPHPPYPDSSQYPLYMELQEFFNKIGFTGIADPLADFFAGLQGGSSLLPPWGVPGSWLGWTGNPLSYFNPGSLAYIFSVPLDPGSYFAFTSIVIIDDLLAIMYTALFNPQGLGLVVPLAIVEIIGSTIGNTIQAMNYLITQTALLPALLSGVAASTVLAPAGVIGGLGIGAMAHHALATPVPPAPPPPGLAMAQPPAPAPAPAPAPAPAPAPPPHRPPPPHRHPVHRRRPRPGRRRSPCRPTCTWSEAWTWVRGAARAPVPARRRRRNRPLPLNRPPKPPRSRWPNAGDGGPRSPCSGAVTNTWTWTRSWCRTWPGRSPRAGARDRVVSPAAPTGSRRRGPAG